The genomic DNA GTGTAGAACTATcatttggatatattttggaatttaatttaaaacgcTCGGAGGAGCGTGGAGACGAGAAATGGGGAAAGGCTGTGTATTGTGATCCACCTCAACATTTTCCTGGAGTAAAATATTATTGGGCACGTGACTATTTCCCCAATTTTGTTGAAGAAGATAAACGTGTTTTTGTTTCCCATGATGGGGCTCTTTATTTCTCTGCATTAGAAATGATTGATCGCGGAAATTATTCTTGTAACGTTCAAAGTGTTGCCTCGGATACTGGTCGTAATGGACCATTCTTCCCTTTGAGAGTTGATCCGCattgtaattcaatttttttaaaaataatttaatatcaaagatttattacaaaatagttATCATATTAATAAGACGTTTTACTTTTCAGCTTCTTTCCAGCAATTAAAGTTTCCTAATAATTTTCCAAAAGCATTTCCTGAAGCACCAATTGCAGGGGAAGAAGTTAGACTAGAATGTGTTGCATTTGGATAGTaagtttgtatttttaattaattgattgtTCGTTACATAAGCTAAATGtaactttttttttactttaatgTAGTCCTGTTCCCTCATATAATTGGACAAGAAGAGGTGGATCATTACCGCGTGGAGCATATACAACTAGTTATAATCGAGTATTAATTATACCGAAAGTACATGTTGATGATCAAGGAGAGTACATGTGTAGAGTTCATAATGATAGATTGTCAATTGAAAACTTTGTAACATTAACCATTCAAGCAGCTCCAAATTTTACTATTCCACTAGTAGATAAACATATGGATAACAGAGGAGAATTAACTTGGACTTGTGAAGCATTTGGAATACCAGATGTTACTTATAATTGGTTTAGAAATGGTGAACTCTTAAATATAGATACACTTCCTTTTGAAGATAGAGATCGATATTTTATACAAGACAATGTTTTAACCATCAAAAATTTGGATCCGGAACGAGATCAAGCGATGTATCAATGCCGTGCAAAAAATCAGTTAAAGACAAAGTATTCATCCGCACAATTAAGAGTTCTATGTAAGTTGTTATTTAAACGtcttatgtaaatttaataatatcattacatttttcaaatcgCAGCATTAAAACCGTCGTTTAAAAAACGACCTATGGAACCTGAAACTTATGCAGCTGAAAAAGGTAATGTTACTATCTTTTGTAATCCTGAAGCTGCACCCAGGCCAAAATTCGTTTGGAAAAAGGACGGAAATATTATTGGTTCTGGTGGTAGACGTAAAATTTTAGAAACTGGCAGCCTTATAATTAGTCCTGTTTCAAGCGACGATGAAGGCACTTATGTGTGCAGTGCAACGAATCAGTATGGAAGTGATGAAACTCGAGGACGATTAATAGTATTACGTAagttaatatattttacaatatttaacgtGTTGATCTTATATGTAATAATATCTATATATAAATGGCAATTTGAAATCAAGGTGGTCcgcattttcttgaaaaattacccCAACGTATAACTACAGCCGTAATGCAAAATCGAACTTTACGTTGTATGGGAGAAGTGGATGAAATGTTAGATGTAGCTTATATTTGGAAACATAATGGTTTACGAATCAGGGATGAAGATTTAGCGAATAATCCAAGATTGCGTATCGATGGCGAGGAACTTAGGATAATAAACGCCACATTTGTAGAAGGAGGAGAATATGAATGCATAATTAAAAGTGCTGTAGGAGAAATTTCTAGCAAAACGATGGTGACGGTAGAAGGTCCACCTGGACCACCGGGTGGTGTTCaagttgtaaatattgtaaaaacatCTACAACATTACGTTGGACTGATGGTGCTTTGAATGGTAGATCCATTACTAAGTATACTGTAACTGCAAGAACTAACTGGAATCACACATGGTTCAATTTGATAGAAAGTGTGTAtaatgtaattttctattttaattttttacatatcatgatGCAAATGTGTATAATGTAAATATTGTTTCAGATATCACTGCCATTGAAGTAGATAGATACAATGGTAGAAAAGAGGCTTATTTAGAAAATGTTTTAAGTCCTTATACCACTTATGAATTTTGCGTGTCGGCTTTTAATGAATTGGGATATAGTGTCCCATCATCACCTTCTCCACAGTACAGTACACCACCGGATAAACCATATAAAATCCCATCTAACATAGGTGGTGGAGGTGGAAAAATTGGAGATCTTACGATAACATGGAATCCTTTACCGTCTTCTGATCAAAATGGTGCAGGAATTTATTATAAAGTATTTTGGCGTCGAAAGTATCATGAGACGGAGTTTCAGTCCTTGTCCTTAAAAGGACATGGTAATATTGGAAGAAGTGTTGTATCGATACAATCGCAATTCTATTATACAGAATATGAAGTAAAAGTTCAAGCAGCAAATTCGTTAGGTTTTGGGCCAATTTCTAATGAAGTTACAATATTCAGTGCAGAAGATATGCCGCAAGTAGCTCCACAGCAAGTGGTTGCACATAGTTATAACAGTACTAGTTTGAAAGTTAGTTGGGCACCAATTGAACAAACTCGTGAAAAGATACGAGGAAAGTTAATTGGTCACAGaataaaatattggaaagaAAGTAATAGAGAAGAAGATGCGGTATACTATCTATCTAGAAGCACACAACCTTTGGCCCTTGTAGTTGGTTTGCAACCTGATACTTATTATTATGTTAAAGTAATGGCGTACAATTCCGCTGGAGAAGGTCCAGAAAGTGAACGATATTTAGAAAGAACTTATCGTAAAGCACCACAGAAACCACCATCTTCTGTTAATGTGCATGGTGTAAATCCATCAACAGTTAGAGTTGTGTGGCGTTATGTGCAACCAAGTTTGGATGAAGAACCATTAATAGGTTACAAGATACGTGTGTGGGAATTAGATCAAGATATGAGCACTGCAAATGATACTATTATACCAGGTGGTTCAAAATTAGAAGCAGATATTACTAATCTTAGTCCTGGTAAGGCGTATCATTTACGAGTACTTGCATTTAGCAACGGTGGAGACGGACGTATGTCAAGTCCAACTCATACGTTTCAAATGGGTGATGTATCTAGTTTTAGAAGTAGTGCGAGTAATAAGATTTTAGATGCTGCTCTAGGAATATCATTGTTATTACTATTACGAATTTACAACTGTGTGTAATATGAGcatatttttatacgaaatgGATATATTGAATATCTACTAACCATTTTTTTTAAACGCaattaaaaaatgcaatatATTGAGTATTTTTATGTAGATAAAAATATCTTAATAATTTTCTGATATTATTGAGTTAATGGCATCTGATATTGATGCGTTATCGAAAATCTGAATATTATTAAGTGATACTAACTCGTGTTCTCTCATTATAATGAgaggaaacaaaattaaaattcatgattTGAGCAAAGTTTATGATTTGTACATGTTATTATCATAAAATTCATTTGTTTAATATCATGTCATGTTTCAAAAAAGTAGCTggttattataaaatgataaagTATTGTTATACAGTATGAGTAATTTTGTACTTCAAAGTATTACTTTAATTAAGCTAACTTTAAAGCATTAGTTAGCTTGAAAACATTAGTTAGATTAACATTAAGCAGTTCAAGTGGTAGTGTGAGCCACAGAAATACAGATATAAAAGTGTTATTACAGGGCCCAAGATCAATATTAATAACACTTGCTGGCAGTCTTCTGATAATGAAAACGAAAAACATAACATTCATCAgcattttttgaataaaaatcgtGAGTGCTATTATGCAGCTTAGAGtataaacaattaaatatagtataaacttttaattatttttgcaacgGTTTTTATACTTAGTTTTAAGAATTTATAAACAAGGGATTTTTTTACTTTAATTGACAAAGTTTCTATCCATCCGTCCATGAATATCCAGATGATAGactgtaaataatatttatcaccttaatcttttttaacaaattctaaacaactttaATGTTGCTCTgtttgtataaataataataaaatatttcataaaaagaaatctcattaaaaaatgtataaatattacaCCAATAATTTAATACCTAAAGATCTTCAGTTAtgcatgaaattttttattgagttcttttttttatatatacaaatttaaatttgaattatatttaaatttgtactCTGTATTTAgtaatataacttttaattataagaaaatatgtatcattttatattaatgtATTACTAAACAAAAGATCTTATAATATACATGTTTTACAACAAGAATGAATGTACTATTTCTGTGTGTGTATTGTACCTTTTACCTTCTGTATGtagattcaaatttaaatttttgaaaaagttctgtttatataaatataataacttcCATTTTACTATTTCAATTATGCTTGTAAGTGTATGTAGATAGGTTTATATCTGGGACATTATTAtggtaatataaataaaaaataaattattttatatatagcaTATATatgaaaaagataaataaataaaaataaaaataaacgttcagTTGGATAGAAGATAACTTTTTTGTAGCTAATTTTAGAAGCCGGTGATTACAGATGTACacaaataataatgtttattaaaacATTCTTTTAAACATATTTTACATATATAAACAGTGTCTCGCATTAATGCCGATGATTGAGCATTACAAACAATTTTAAACGTTTTACAGAAAAGTAATCACTGTCTTTTTATAACGTTGTGACTGTAAGGTTAAATATGTTGCGAATTGCAAGCCGAAAGTTATATTCAATTCAAGTGTTGACAAAAAATTCAACATTTAATGTTAACCAGACGAGAAATTTGAATTTACTTGAATATCAAAGTAAGGAACTTCTCAGAGATTGCGGAGTTTCTGTGCAAAATTTCGCAATTGtggatgatttaaataaaacagaTTCTGCTTTAGAAAAACTGCGTTAGTATTTTCTTTAATGTTTACTATTTGATGATTTGTTATGTATAAAAGTAtaacataattatattatattttgtccCATAGATGCAGATGAATATGTTATAAAAGCTCAAGTATTAGCTGGTGGTCGTGGTAAGGGTTGGTTTGATAATGGTTTCAAAGGAGGTGTGCATCTTACAAAGGAGTAAGTGAAAGTAcattgtataaatataatataaagacATACATGTTATTTAACATATTTCTTATTAGCCGTAAAGCTGTTGTAGATGTTGTGAAAAATATGTTAGGTCACCGCCTTATCACTAAACAGACTTCAGAAGATGGCATATTAGTACAAAAAATTATGATAGCAGAATCTGTAAATATAAAGCAAGAAACATACATTTGTATTCTTATGGATAGACAGCACAATGGTCCTGTGTTAATTGCTTCACCAGCAGGTGGTATGGATATTGAAATAGTTGCTGAAAAAACTcctgaattattaaaaacagtACCTCTAGATATATATTATGGTATTGATGATGATATTGCTAAAGATGTTAGCATATTTCTTGGTTTTCTGGATCCAACTGTACAAGAGAAAGcaatatttgaattaaaaaatttgtggaAACTGTTTGTAGATATTGATGCTTTGCAAGTTGAAATTAATCCATTGGCTGTAACTACAGATAATCAAGTTATAGCAGTAGATGCAAAAATATCATTTGATGATAATGCTCAATTCAGACAGCAGGATTTGTTTGCTTTAGAGGATCATGATACTAAAGATCCTAGAGAAGCAGCTGCATCacgatttaatttaaattatattggCATGGATGGTAACATAGGATGCTTGGGTATGCTTTATTAATAATGTTATGTTCAATATTATGAgtaaaaaacttctcttattgTTTTGatagataaatatttataaatgagCATTACAACGAATTAGTAAGTTTTTGATTCTGTGTTTCATATTTAGTTAATGGTGCTGGTTTAGCAATGGCTACTATGGATATAATTAAACTAAATGGTGGCTCTCCAGCAAACTTCTTAGATGTAGGTGGAGGTGTTAAAGAAGATCAAGTTTATCAAGCATTTAAAATTCTAAGTGATGGTAATAAACATTGAAACAAATAATAACACTATTAAATctgttattaaaatttgataaaactcCAGATCTTATTTGATATCTTTAGATCCGAAAGTAAAAGTAATTCTTGTAAATGTGTTTGGAGGAATTGTAAATTGTGCCACTATAGCCAAAGGTATTATTACAGCATATCATAATTTACGACTTGAAATTCCGCTTGTTGTTAGACTGGAaggtaattattttctaattgctTGGTTTTATgtcttatattaaaataactgtatagtttaataataatcatccttttcttttaaaattaggtACTAATGTGACAGAAGCAAAGAAAATTCTTGCAGAAAGTAATTTGTCAATTCTTACTGCAAATGATTTAGACGAAGCTGCTAAAAAAGCAGTTTGTTCAGTAAAAGCATAAATTTAACAGCTGTGCTCTGTATTAAGTGCTTTAAAAGTAAAAATTCGTAAATGTGAggaaacatttataaaattgttataatataaaaagttgatttttttttgtttcattttgtttGAGCATACATGTTAGGTTTCATTGtggaaagtaaaagaaaaaataattttatgtttcgaatttattattaataatttaattaaaggtatttatttatttaaattaataattttcggTTTATTATGTTATCATAaagttttgttttattttattttcatttgataaatGTTTCCGAGTGCACATTGTTTGGTCAAAAATTGTATACATTTTAAATGAATCACTTCGATATTTTCGTATTTTGTATATTCAAAAGATTGGAATAGTAAGCAAGTTAAATTGTTTTGTAAGTATATAAACAGAATGACTGAATGTATTTTTAAAGGATCGTTAAACATTTTATACAgtataaaaaaaagtaggttTCCCGAAGGAAAATGTCAATGAAGAAGATGCAAGAACGTTCagaatcctaattttgacgatattaaaaatgatttagaaacaggataatataatttttaattgttaagcCGCGAAGCCTGAGAAAGCCTATGGGGGAAGTCGGAACCCGGGAATCCCCGGTAAAGCCTATGTTAGAGGGGCAGGTaccatttttcctggggaagCCTATTATCTCccattttgtatatttatctttGTAATTTGTACTTTGCCCAATAAAAAGTTGTTCTTGTAAATCAATATAAATGTTCTTTCTgtactattttatttaataagttATATTTAACAACATTAAATACGAACAaactttgtaaaattaattgttttatcgtacaaaaaaaatatatatatatataaagtgtaaatttgcataattatacAATTTGAAATCCCTCCGTGGTGATTTGAATTCGTGTACAAAAAGAAGAGCAACCGTAGCAAAAATCGACTAACCCGCgctcttttaattaaaacggtattttatattatattaaaatgtttctttttttttattaatggaCGAAAAATGAGGAACAGTGGAAAGCGTTTTTAAATGAACTATCAAGTACTTAGTTTACTACTTCGAGAACTGCCCTTGTGAGTGAATAACTGATGTATGGTTACAAAAGTTCACCCCCCACAGAGAGGATCGCATATAGTGATGCGTAAGCGCACAGAATAAGCACTTCTAAACAGTAGCAATCATTTCCTTTTAGCTGTTTTTGTAACAAACAGACTAACGTAAACCATCTATTACTTTTCCATAGTGCTTGCTATAGATGCATGTGCGTATCTCTTCATTTATTAGTCATTCGCTCTTTCGCTGAAGACTTAAACAGGCAGTGccaaaaattgaattataaaaagCTAAAGAACtctccattttttcttttttttttcacagaggatttgtaatatttatgatgtatatttttcttcaaacaCCCTGTCTAAGTAATGGAATGAACGCAAAGAAGAAAGATACAGAGAGAAGATGAATGAATGATTAATCAAGTACTTAGATGAGTAAAATGATAAATGAAAGTTGGTGAAAAAGAGACCGAAATGAgagaagggatgaagagaagggGGAGACAAATGATCTGCGTCTGCGTTAAAATTTCGGGGCGGCTAAAAGAGCGATAACGGCGCGACGACACTAGCTCGACCGACGTCGCAGCGCTCGGGTGCACCTGGGAAACGACACCGGTTGTTTATCCACTGTTCGTTTGTTGCATTCTCTAGTGTGACTTTAATTTAGTTCGAATATCGCTAAGTatcgaataaatattaatta from Osmia lignaria lignaria isolate PbOS001 chromosome 15, iyOsmLign1, whole genome shotgun sequence includes the following:
- the LOC117600260 gene encoding contactin: MCHIQTSLIYILVAITGVFTQNTFYGEVIHQCPQHWIKFQESCYRFIKSPIKEREDARKNCQAYQSDLVTINSLEEHGFILYQLLWQDPQHRKWYTGIKYQNGNWMNEADNTQLINMENAILPEPSDNSYSRDYLVYSYHNNLQRWGLEGVSGREKLLYICEAPISNLHNLVDDDRTYHYGVEIDNPNEIPRGPYFIKQPVDKVFDVSKRKISNDVSLSCLAGGYPAPTYEWFKEDYENDRLIATKIDPLINTRYTVSGGTLIIYEPEQTEDRGSYHCKATNKFGTIISESVELSFGYILEFNLKRSEERGDEKWGKAVYCDPPQHFPGVKYYWARDYFPNFVEEDKRVFVSHDGALYFSALEMIDRGNYSCNVQSVASDTGRNGPFFPLRVDPHSSFQQLKFPNNFPKAFPEAPIAGEEVRLECVAFGYPVPSYNWTRRGGSLPRGAYTTSYNRVLIIPKVHVDDQGEYMCRVHNDRLSIENFVTLTIQAAPNFTIPLVDKHMDNRGELTWTCEAFGIPDVTYNWFRNGELLNIDTLPFEDRDRYFIQDNVLTIKNLDPERDQAMYQCRAKNQLKTKYSSAQLRVLSLKPSFKKRPMEPETYAAEKGNVTIFCNPEAAPRPKFVWKKDGNIIGSGGRRKILETGSLIISPVSSDDEGTYVCSATNQYGSDETRGRLIVLRGPHFLEKLPQRITTAVMQNRTLRCMGEVDEMLDVAYIWKHNGLRIRDEDLANNPRLRIDGEELRIINATFVEGGEYECIIKSAVGEISSKTMVTVEGPPGPPGGVQVVNIVKTSTTLRWTDGALNGRSITKYTVTARTNWNHTWFNLIENITAIEVDRYNGRKEAYLENVLSPYTTYEFCVSAFNELGYSVPSSPSPQYSTPPDKPYKIPSNIGGGGGKIGDLTITWNPLPSSDQNGAGIYYKVFWRRKYHETEFQSLSLKGHGNIGRSVVSIQSQFYYTEYEVKVQAANSLGFGPISNEVTIFSAEDMPQVAPQQVVAHSYNSTSLKVSWAPIEQTREKIRGKLIGHRIKYWKESNREEDAVYYLSRSTQPLALVVGLQPDTYYYVKVMAYNSAGEGPESERYLERTYRKAPQKPPSSVNVHGVNPSTVRVVWRYVQPSLDEEPLIGYKIRVWELDQDMSTANDTIIPGGSKLEADITNLSPGKAYHLRVLAFSNGGDGRMSSPTHTFQMGDVSSFRSSASNKILDAALGISLLLLLRIYNCV
- the LOC143306109 gene encoding succinate--CoA ligase [GDP-forming] subunit beta, mitochondrial-like — translated: MLRIASRKLYSIQVLTKNSTFNVNQTRNLNLLEYQSKELLRDCGVSVQNFAIVDDLNKTDSALEKLHADEYVIKAQVLAGGRGKGWFDNGFKGGVHLTKDRKAVVDVVKNMLGHRLITKQTSEDGILVQKIMIAESVNIKQETYICILMDRQHNGPVLIASPAGGMDIEIVAEKTPELLKTVPLDIYYGIDDDIAKDVSIFLGFLDPTVQEKAIFELKNLWKLFVDIDALQVEINPLAVTTDNQVIAVDAKISFDDNAQFRQQDLFALEDHDTKDPREAAASRFNLNYIGMDGNIGCLVNGAGLAMATMDIIKLNGGSPANFLDVGGGVKEDQVYQAFKILSDDPKVKVILVNVFGGIVNCATIAKGIITAYHNLRLEIPLVVRLEGTNVTEAKKILAESNLSILTANDLDEAAKKAVCSVKA